A stretch of DNA from Gimesia chilikensis:
TTTACTCGACCACGTAGTCTCTGGCCAGAACTTCGAAGCGGTCAATGCCTTCGGAATCCAGACCGGAATCGCGGACAATTTCCGTTGCCGATTCGTTGTTCCCGGTCAGTTCGCGGGCAGACGCATGAATTCGGCCGTTGGCATCATAGCGGTAGGTGACTTCTACCGGAGAACCTTTCGGAAGGTTGGGAGGCAGATTCAGGATGCGGAAGTCACCGATGGTGGTGCAGGCATCCGGATCACTGGCTTCCCCTTCCAGAATAATCACGTGAATCCGCTGCTGGTTGTCTGAAGTCGTGACGAACTTCTGGCTGACACTGGCAGGGATTTCGGTATTGCGTTTGATCATGATGTGATTGATCTTCCGAGTCCGGTCGTTGGGATCGGTGATCTTCACACCCAGCGAGTGCGAGTTCACATCTGCCGTGCTGACGTTTCGCAGACGCTTGTTAACTGCCTGGGCCATGCGGCTTTCACCGCCGGTAGCGCGGGCTTCCAGAATGGCTGCATGGATCGCGGCTCCCTGGGCAACGGCTTCTTCCGGGTTCATGCTGCGGGATGGCTCGCGACCACAGACGGTCTTGAGCATCTCTTCGACCACGGGCATCAGGGTTGAACCACCCACCAGCACGACGTCGTCCAGTTCCCCTTTTTCGACTCCTGCCTGCTGCATAACCAGCTCGGTGGTGTCACGGGTACGTTGCAGGAGGTCGGCGGTCATGCGTTCGAAATCGCCTCGGGTCAACGCGACTGTCAGTGTGTTTCCTTTGTGATAAATGGATACCGGGGCCTGGGCTTTCTGACTCAGTTCCCGCTTGGCGTCTTCACACTCCTGCACGCAGGTCCGCATGGTGACGGGATCTTCGCGCGGGTCGCTGCCGAACTTTTTCTTGAACTGTTCCGCGACGTGGTCCACGATTCGCTGACTCCAGTCCAGACCACCAAGCATCACGTCCCCGTCAGTTGCCAGTACGCGGAACTGTGTAGGTGAATAGCGGACGATTGTGACGTCGAATGTACCACCCCCGAGGTCGTAAACCAGAATGGTGCGTTCGCCGTCAGGCATGGCATCGGGATTACCCAGCTCGTTCCGTTTCCAGGCATAGGCCAGGGTGGCCGCCGTTGGTTCGTTGATGATGTCAATCACGTTCAGCCCGGCAATCCGACCGGCGTCCTGAGTGGCTTTACGACGAACGTCATTGAAGTAATAGGGCACGGTGATGACAGCATTGGTGATCGCACCGATGTCTTTTTCCGCGTCCTGTTTCATTTTCTTCAGGATCAACGCTGACAGGAATTCCGCGGTCAGCTTCTTTTCCTGGTAGACGACGTAAAAGTGATCGTCGCCCATATGGCGTTTGACTGCTTCGATGATGCGGGAGGGATCGTCTTCGATCGCCGTCCGTTCGAACGAGGGGCCGACGACGACGCGTCCCTCTTCTCCCAGCAGAACTACCGAAGGTGTAATCGAGCGGCCATCCGTGTTTTTCAGGGAAATGGGATTCCCGTCTTTGTCGAGTTGGGCGATGGCGGAATATGTGGTTCCGAGGTCGATGCCAACAGTCTGGCCTTCAACAAACTTCATAATGCTACCTTAATTTGGATTATCAAGCGGGTTCATCATGGATCAGGACATTGGAGCGGAATCGCAGGAATCAGGTTGCGAAACAGGAAGACTCGCTCCCGATTTCATCTGATTCTGAAATCAAGATTGGTGTATCCGGTTAATCTGTATAACGTTTAACTCACCTATTCTGCCACCGCGGTGATGGGGAATCAAGGACTTGATCGATGTGAAACTAAAATCTGGCAAAGTCTTAACGAAATGGATTTGATCGTTATGGGCAAAAATTCAGTGCCATGGTGAGGGGCGTTTCCTGACTGATTCCTACATTCGCGCTGATCGGGATAACTGGAGTCGCAATCTCGATTGATGAAAAGTCTCGATTTCGATTTCTGAACGTGACTTCCAGAGCGTTTCCTGCGCGCGTCCGCAGAATCGGAGAGGGCGTGAGGGTTGGCTCTGGGAGAAGTTCCCTTTACAATCTAAGCCAGATTCAGAACCCGTTCACACCCTCCTGGTTCGTGATAGCGGTCTGGGAACTGCTCCGGTTCTGAAGCAGAAACAACTGATATATATGATTTTACGCACATAGAAACCAGTTCCCGCGGTCTCAACAATGAAAACGAGAACAGGATGAACCAGCCGTCCCCTTCCATCACTCCCGAGCAGGCACTCGACCTGGCTCAGAATGCTGTCTCTGAAAAACAGCTTTCCGAATCTGCTTTCGAAAATCTCAAACGCTGGGTTACTGAACCTCAGTATGCCAGCTATCAACCGGCACTGCTCCAGCTGATTGAAG
This window harbors:
- a CDS encoding Hsp70 family protein, giving the protein MKFVEGQTVGIDLGTTYSAIAQLDKDGNPISLKNTDGRSITPSVVLLGEEGRVVVGPSFERTAIEDDPSRIIEAVKRHMGDDHFYVVYQEKKLTAEFLSALILKKMKQDAEKDIGAITNAVITVPYYFNDVRRKATQDAGRIAGLNVIDIINEPTAATLAYAWKRNELGNPDAMPDGERTILVYDLGGGTFDVTIVRYSPTQFRVLATDGDVMLGGLDWSQRIVDHVAEQFKKKFGSDPREDPVTMRTCVQECEDAKRELSQKAQAPVSIYHKGNTLTVALTRGDFERMTADLLQRTRDTTELVMQQAGVEKGELDDVVLVGGSTLMPVVEEMLKTVCGREPSRSMNPEEAVAQGAAIHAAILEARATGGESRMAQAVNKRLRNVSTADVNSHSLGVKITDPNDRTRKINHIMIKRNTEIPASVSQKFVTTSDNQQRIHVIILEGEASDPDACTTIGDFRILNLPPNLPKGSPVEVTYRYDANGRIHASARELTGNNESATEIVRDSGLDSEGIDRFEVLARDYVVE